One Malus domestica chromosome 11, GDT2T_hap1 genomic region harbors:
- the LOC103448705 gene encoding protein DETOXIFICATION 18-like produces the protein MLASSGGLERSENTEVLLVEAGGGGDGDQEGAKKLPRWWWKRVLDVEEAKKQVMFSLPMVFTNLFYYLITLVSVMFAGHLGDLELAGATLANSWAIVTGFAFMVGLSGALETLCGQGFGAKLYKMLGIYLQASCIISFFFCFIISIIWFYTEPILILLYQDPQISKSAAVFMKFLIPGLFAYGFLQNILRFIQTQFVVLPLLFSLVPVVIHVGIAYGLVHWTALGYKGAPLAASISLWISVVALAMYVVCSKKFEHTWQGFSLESFHYVVYDLKLALPSALMVCLEEWAFEILVLMGGLMPNSKETTSLIAMCVNTEAIAYMIMYGLSAAASTRVSNELGAGNPNKAKNAVAVTFKLSLLLSFAIVLALALGHNTWTHFFSDSHIIADQFASMVPLLTISIVVDSVQGVLSGVARGCGWQHLTVYVNLATFYLIGMTISSLLGFKFKLHAKGLWIGLICGLSCQAGTLLFLTLRTKWSVLDLPDLSDVEENEKAVLV, from the exons ATGTTGGCAAGCTCTGGAGGTTTAGAGAGGAGTGAAAATACTGAAGTGCTCTTAGTAGAGGCAGGTGGTGGCGGTGATGGAGATCAAGAAGGAGCTAAAAAATTACCAAGGTGGTGGTGGAAGAGAGTGTTGGATGTGGAGGAGGCCAAGAAACAGGTCATGTTTTCACTGCCAATGGTTTTTACCAATCTTTTTTACTACTTGATCACTTTGGTGTCAGTCATGTTCGCCGGCCACCTTGGCGACCTTGAGCTGGCCGGTGCAACCCTTGCCAATTCATGGGCCATTGTCACTGGCTTCGCTTTCATG GTTGGGTTAAGTGGAGCTCTAGAGACGCTTTGTGGCCAAGGGTTTGGTGCAAAGTTGTATAAAATGTTGGGCATTTATCTACAAGCTTCATGCATcatatctttctttttctgtttcatCATATCTATAATCTGGTTCTATACTGAACCTATACTTATTTTACTCTATCAAGATCCTCAAATTTCCAAATCCGCTGCTGTTTTTATGAAGTTTCTGATTCCGGGATTATTTGCGTATGGATTCCTGCAAAACATCTTGAGATTTATTCAGACACAATTTGTTGTCCTGCCGTTACTCTTTTCGCTTGTACCCGTTGTTATTCATGTTGGCATTGCTTATGGTTTGGTACATTGGACAGCTCTTGGTTACAAGGGAGCTCCACTAGCAGCTTCAATTTCGTTATGGATATCCGTTGTTGCGTTGGCCATGTATGTCGTCTGCTCGAAGAAGTTTGAGCATACATGGCAAGGATTCTCTTTAGAATCATTCCATTATGTTGTTTATGATTTAAAACTTGCCCTCCCCTCAGCACTAATGGTATG TTTGGAGGAATGGGCTTTTGAAATTCTGGTGTTGATGGGAGGATTGATGCCGAATTCGAAAGAAACCACTTCACTAATTGCAATGTG TGTGAATACAGAAGCAATTGCATACATGATTATGTATGGCCTAAGTGCTGCTGCAAG CACAAGGGTGTCAAATGAATTAGGAGCAGGGAATCCCAACAAAGCGAAGAATGCAGTGGCTGTGACTTTTAAGCTCTCTCTGCTTCTTTCTTTTGCTATTGTTTTGGCTCTAGCACTTGGTCACAATACCTGGACTCACTTCTTCAGCGACAGCCATATAATAGCAGATCAATTTGCTTCTATGGTACCATTGCTTACAATTTCCATAGTCGTGGATTCCGTTCAAGGTGTCTTATCAG GTGTGGCCAGAGGATGTGGGTGGCAACACTTGACTGTGTATGTAAACTTAGCAACATTCTATTTGATTGGTATGACAATCTCCAGTCTTCTTGGATTTAAGTTCAAATTACATGCCAAG GGTTTGTGGATTGGTTTGATCTGTGGCCTCTCCTGTCAAGCCGGCACGCTTTTGTTCTTAACACTGCGCACGAAATGGAGCGTGTTGGATTTACCAGATTTATCAGATGTTGAAGAGAATGAAAAAGCAGTTTTGGTGTGA
- the LOC103448835 gene encoding B3 domain-containing protein REM10-like: MARKLVKQSQKKQSFYTILLSDYARHLDHHLENGDLLVFKYDGESKFKVAIYDTTACEKDVEIADSWRIRSSVPLFNNGHARVKEEIVELETENYNENCENKVFISGRKKWNHLISGKIPSHDQREATSTQPVLSKSKNSCFIAIFNNPRRYRATIPRKLAVAEDVLNKKSIMIQDSTGRSWLVKLNVRGKGSQCRVDMATGLGECGKANQVLPGDEVVFEFVKQSLLQIHIYRVEALGGKSLRLLPRNVRENEP; the protein is encoded by the exons ATGGCAAGGAAACTAGTGAAGCAATCACAAAAGAAACAATCTTTCTACACCATCCTACTCAGTGACTACGCGCGGCATCTG GATCATCATTTAGAAAACGGGGATCTTTTGGTTTTCAAATATGATGGCGAATCAAAGTTCAAAGTCGCAATCTATGATACTACTGCTTGCGAGAAGGATGTAGAGATAGCTGATAGCTGGAGGATTCGCAGTTCTGTTCCTTTGTTTAACAACGGACATGCTCGAGTAAAAGAAGAAATTGTTGAACTTGAAACTGAAAACTACAACGAAAACTGTGAAAACAAAGTGTTCATTTCTGGAAGAAAGAAAT GGAACCATCTTATATCGGGGAAGATACCTTCACACGATCAAAGAGAAGCAACATCAACTCAACCCGTCTTGTCCAAATCGAAGAACTCGTGTTTTATAGCAATCTTTAACAATCCAAGGCGATATCGTGCG ACAATCCCAAGGAAACTAGCCGTAGCTGAAGATGTTTTAAATAAGAAGAGTATAATGATTCAGGATTCAACTGGGAGATCATGGCTCGTTAAACTTAACGTTCGCGGCAAAGGTTCTCAGTGTCGTGTGGATATGGCAACTGGTTTGGGAGAATGCGGTAAAGCCAACCAGGTTTTACCTGGGGACGAAGTCGTTTTTGAGTTTGTCAAGCAAAGTCTTTTGCAAATTCATATCTACAGAGTGGAAGCATTAGGAGGCAAATCACTGCGATTACTTCCTCGGAATGTTAGAGAAAACGAGCCTTAA